One genomic window of Pseudomonas sp. LFM046 includes the following:
- a CDS encoding phosphatidylserine/phosphatidylglycerophosphate/cardiolipin synthase family protein, whose amino-acid sequence MMGQIFPWKSGNRFELLIDGPQFFPTMLTAIARAEYQVALELYLVEDGQCSQALVDALCVAAVRGVRVRCLFDDFGCLKLGTAQRQRLTGAGVLLQFYNPLRWRHGFRNLYRDHRKILVVDDRQAFIGGTGATDEFWDPTRENSRWHEVMVAIEGPLVAHWQLIFDYQWLASLGRHPWKPGEAPGLAHLPPYPAVGVGLGRLAYADASQHRDIVQSLVRSVRTARNRIWLATPYFLPSWKVRRALIKAARRGVEVRLLLTSRHTDHPPVRFAGQRYYPRLLRAGVRIFEYQQRFLHLKMVLADDWVSVGSCNFDHWNLRFNLEANLEAVDPHFTEAVDACMRQDFADSREITMDDWHARPLLKRLRQRLWGWLDRLVVNLLDRRR is encoded by the coding sequence CTGATGGGGCAGATCTTCCCCTGGAAATCCGGCAACCGCTTCGAGCTGTTGATCGACGGACCGCAGTTCTTTCCGACCATGCTCACCGCCATCGCCCGGGCCGAGTATCAGGTCGCGCTGGAGCTCTACCTGGTGGAAGACGGCCAGTGCAGCCAAGCGCTGGTGGACGCCCTCTGCGTGGCCGCCGTGCGCGGTGTGCGAGTGCGTTGCCTGTTCGACGACTTCGGGTGCCTGAAGCTGGGCACGGCGCAGCGCCAGCGGCTGACCGGGGCCGGGGTGCTGCTGCAGTTCTACAACCCGCTGCGCTGGCGCCACGGCTTTCGCAACCTGTACCGCGACCATCGCAAGATTCTGGTGGTGGACGACCGCCAGGCGTTCATCGGCGGCACCGGTGCCACCGACGAATTCTGGGACCCGACCCGGGAAAACAGCCGCTGGCACGAGGTGATGGTGGCCATCGAAGGGCCGCTGGTGGCGCACTGGCAACTGATCTTCGACTATCAGTGGCTGGCCAGCCTCGGCCGCCATCCCTGGAAGCCGGGGGAGGCGCCGGGACTCGCGCATCTCCCGCCTTATCCGGCGGTGGGCGTGGGGCTCGGCAGGCTGGCCTACGCCGATGCCAGTCAGCACCGCGACATCGTCCAGTCCCTGGTGCGCAGCGTCCGCACGGCGCGCAACCGCATCTGGCTGGCGACGCCCTATTTCCTGCCCAGCTGGAAGGTTCGCCGCGCTCTGATCAAGGCAGCCCGGCGTGGTGTCGAAGTGCGTCTACTGTTGACCAGCCGGCACACCGACCACCCGCCCGTGCGCTTCGCCGGACAGCGCTACTACCCACGCCTGCTGCGCGCCGGGGTGCGGATCTTCGAGTACCAGCAGCGTTTCCTGCACCTGAAAATGGTGCTGGCGGATGACTGGGTCAGCGTGGGTTCCTGCAACTTCGACCACTGGAACCTGCGCTTCAATCTGGAAGCCAACCTGGAGGCCGTGGATCCCCACTTCACAGAGGCCGTGGACGCCTGCATGCGCCAGGACTTCGCCGATAGCCGCGAGATCACCATGGACGACTGGCACGCCCGACCGTTGCTCAAGCGCCTGCGTCAGCGGCTCTGGGGCTGGCTGGACCGATTGGTGGTGAACCTCCTCGATCGCCGTCGCTGA